A section of the Phaseolus vulgaris cultivar G19833 chromosome 8, P. vulgaris v2.0, whole genome shotgun sequence genome encodes:
- the LOC137824908 gene encoding uncharacterized protein, translated as MRVHEATTEKKGAEKPYEQAQRGARSRRDPLPKHNFRVELKELIVIPNIAAKFKVPAKTDRKMGPNKNGWCEFHQANDHYIRNCLALAHQLDELVNSGFLKDYVQEATDDQTLVVAGAYQGHEMPIHGEVNTILGGFSGGECTASQRKKYAQGVMIAEVLLADLLPDVDLVFLKADLLDVVPHDNDPVVISLVVAWRRVCRVLVDQGSSADVMFLTTFNRLRLSTDKLKSYTQRLYGFAGNEVVVRGYIEQSSTFTDSMSSRTTNIRLGAVPSMKHMKVKLPSLEGAVITIASDQGEARECYENSLKTKGGVFSVTTRLPKEDGVTREEIIRENRPEPAEGVVEKEIGGNMFKLGQSLSRESQDQIFRVLTRHLNAFTWTAADMPGIDLDFLCHRLTMDPSVQPVRQRRRKFN; from the exons ATGAGAGTCCACGAAGCAACAACGGAGAAGAAGGGAGCGGAAAAGCCCTACGAGCAGGCCCAGAGGGGGGCACGCTCGCGAAGGGATCCTCTCCCAAAGCATAACTTCCGAGTGGAGCTCAAAGAGTTGATCGTCATCCCTAACATAGCAGCGAAATTCAAGGTACCAGCAAAGACTGATAGGAAGatggggcccaacaagaacggttggtgcgaattccaccaagcGAATGACCACTACATACGAAATTGCCTAGCCTTGGCACATCAATTAGACGAGTTAGTAAATAGCGGTTTTCTGAAGGATTACGTGCAAGAAGCAACGGATGACCAGACGTTGGTGGTTGCGGGAGCATATCAGGGGCACGAAATGCCTATTCACGGAGAGGTAAACACTATCTTAGGCGGATTTTCAGGAGGGGAATGCACCGCCTCCCAACGAAAAAAATATGCACAAGGGGTGATGATAGCAGAGGTACTACTGGCGGATCTGCTCCCCGATGTCGACCTCGTCTTCTTGAAGGCTGACCTCCTAGATGTCGTACCTCACGATAATGACCCGGTGGTAATTTCTCTAGTCGTTGCCTGGAGAAGGGTGTGTCGTGTCCTTGTAGATCAGGGAAGTTCGGCCGACGTTATGTTTCTGACAACCTTCAACCGCTTACGGTTGTCCACGGACAAATTAAAGTCGTACACCCAACGTTTGTATGGCTTTGCAGGAAACGAGGTGGTGGTTCGTGGGTACATCGAACAAAGTTCCACGTTCACCGACAGCATGTCTTCACGCACCACTAATATCAG ATTGGGGGCAGTTCCCTCCATGAAGCACATGAAAGTGAAATTGCCCTCCCTCGAGGGAGCAGTAATCACTATCGCATCCGACCAAGGAGAGGCTAGGgagtgttacgaaaacagcctcaagacgAAAGGAGGAGTATTCTCTGTCACGACCAGACTGCCGAAGGAAGACGGGGTGACCCGTGAAGAGATCATCCGGGAAAATCGGCCCGAGCCGGCTGAAGGTGTGGTGGAAAAAGAAATCGGAGGAAATATGTTTAAACTTGGGCAGTCCTTGAGCAGGGAGTCACAGGATCAAATCTTCAGGGTCCTAACACGGCACCTCAACGCCTTCACGTGGACCGCCGCCGACATGCCCGGCATTGACCTCGATTTCCTATGTCATCGCCTCACTATGGACCCCAGCGTCCAGCCTGTCCGCCAGAGAAGACGAAAGTTCAACTAA